Proteins encoded by one window of Sediminicoccus rosea:
- a CDS encoding ABC transporter substrate-binding protein — translation MTDFNRRTLLTGAAATAAFGALPTWQARAQAANTVRIGVLNDQSGLYRDVNGPGSVACVRQAIQDSGVTARGINVEVVVGDHQNRPDVGATLTRQWIDRDNVDVILDVPTSSVALAVNTIVRERNKIFLNSSAATSDLTGAQCSPNTIHWTYDTYMLAKSTGGAMVRAGGDTWFFLTADYAFGHALERDTSNFVRQAGGRVVGGVRTPFPGTDFSGFLVQAQASRAKVVGLANAGGDTINSIKQAAEFGLTRRGTKLAALLMFISDVHSLGLETAQGLVCTETFYWDLNDRTRAFTRRVLPNMPGGSLRPGMGQAGCYSAVMHYLKTVAEMGVPAARASGVDTVNRMKAQPTDDDAMGQGSIRPDGRRIQPSYLFEVKSPRESRGPWDYYKLLQTTPAEEAFRPIAEGGCAFLRT, via the coding sequence ATGACTGACTTCAACCGCCGCACCCTTTTGACGGGCGCCGCCGCCACCGCCGCCTTCGGCGCCCTGCCGACCTGGCAGGCGCGCGCCCAGGCCGCGAACACCGTCCGCATCGGTGTGCTCAACGACCAGTCGGGCCTCTATCGTGACGTGAACGGCCCGGGCTCGGTCGCCTGCGTGCGCCAGGCGATCCAGGATTCCGGAGTGACGGCGCGCGGCATCAATGTCGAGGTGGTGGTGGGTGACCACCAGAACCGCCCCGACGTCGGCGCCACGCTGACCCGCCAGTGGATCGACCGCGACAATGTGGACGTGATCCTCGACGTGCCGACCTCCTCGGTCGCCCTCGCGGTGAACACCATCGTGCGCGAGCGGAACAAGATCTTCCTGAACTCCTCGGCCGCGACGAGCGACCTGACGGGGGCGCAGTGCTCGCCCAACACCATCCACTGGACCTACGACACCTACATGCTCGCCAAGAGCACGGGCGGCGCCATGGTCCGCGCAGGCGGCGACACCTGGTTCTTCCTGACTGCCGACTACGCCTTCGGCCATGCGCTGGAGCGCGACACCTCGAACTTCGTCCGCCAGGCCGGCGGCCGCGTGGTCGGCGGCGTGCGCACGCCGTTCCCGGGCACCGATTTCTCGGGCTTCCTGGTGCAGGCTCAGGCCTCGCGCGCCAAGGTCGTCGGCCTCGCCAATGCGGGCGGCGACACCATCAACTCCATCAAGCAGGCGGCCGAGTTCGGCCTCACGCGCCGCGGCACCAAGCTCGCGGCGCTGCTGATGTTCATCTCGGACGTGCATTCGCTGGGCCTCGAGACCGCGCAGGGCCTGGTCTGCACCGAGACCTTCTACTGGGACCTGAACGACCGCACCCGCGCCTTCACGCGCCGCGTGCTGCCCAACATGCCGGGCGGCTCGCTGCGCCCCGGCATGGGCCAGGCCGGCTGCTACTCGGCCGTCATGCACTACCTGAAGACGGTGGCCGAGATGGGCGTGCCCGCCGCGCGCGCCAGCGGCGTGGACACGGTGAACCGCATGAAGGCGCAGCCGACGGATGATGATGCGATGGGCCAGGGCAGCATCCGCCCCGATGGCCGCCGCATCCAGCCGAGCTACCTCTTCGAGGTGAAGTCCCCGCGCGAGAGCCGCGGCCCGTGGGACTACTACAAGCTGCTGCAGACCACTCCGGCCGAGGAGGCATTCCGCCCGATCGCCGAGGGCGGGTGCGCCTTCCTGCGCACCTGA
- a CDS encoding ABC transporter substrate-binding protein has product MTEFNRRSLMGGVAATAALGALPRSRARAQAANTIRIGVLNDQSGPYRDISGPYGVQCAMQAVAEFGNRGFNVEVINADHQNRPDVGINIARQWYDQGVDVIVDVPTSSVGLAVANVAREKNKAYLNTGSATSDLTGAQCSPNTIHWMYDTYMLAKSTGAAMVRAGGDSWYFITADYAFGHALERDTGNFVRSAGGRVLGAVRYPFPATTDFSSFLVQAQASRAKVIGFANAGADTINSIKQAAEFGVTRRGTKLAALLMFLPDVHSIGLDTAQGLVLTESFYWDLNDRTRAFTERMRPRLRDVVPNMASAANYSCTLHYLKAIADMGVPAAKASGVEVINRMKAMPCDDDAFGRGTIRADGRKLCPSYLFEVKSPRESRGRWDYYKLLQTTPAEEAFRPLAEGNCAFLRT; this is encoded by the coding sequence ATGACCGAATTCAACCGTCGTAGCCTGATGGGAGGGGTCGCCGCCACGGCGGCCCTTGGTGCACTGCCGCGCTCGCGCGCCCGTGCGCAGGCGGCGAACACCATCCGCATCGGCGTCCTGAACGACCAGTCGGGCCCCTACCGGGACATTTCGGGCCCCTATGGTGTGCAATGCGCCATGCAGGCGGTGGCGGAATTCGGCAATCGCGGCTTCAACGTGGAGGTGATCAACGCCGACCACCAGAACCGCCCCGATGTCGGCATCAACATCGCCCGCCAGTGGTATGACCAGGGCGTGGATGTGATCGTGGACGTGCCCACCTCCTCGGTCGGCCTCGCCGTCGCCAATGTCGCGCGCGAGAAGAACAAGGCCTATCTCAACACGGGCTCCGCCACCTCGGACCTGACGGGCGCGCAGTGCAGCCCGAACACCATCCATTGGATGTACGACACCTACATGCTGGCGAAGTCCACCGGCGCCGCCATGGTGCGCGCGGGCGGCGACAGCTGGTACTTCATCACCGCGGACTACGCCTTCGGCCATGCGCTGGAGCGGGACACGGGCAATTTCGTGCGCTCGGCCGGCGGCCGCGTGCTGGGCGCCGTGCGCTACCCCTTCCCGGCGACGACCGACTTCTCGTCGTTCCTGGTGCAGGCGCAGGCCTCCCGCGCCAAGGTGATCGGCTTCGCCAATGCGGGTGCGGACACCATCAACAGCATCAAGCAGGCCGCCGAGTTCGGCGTGACGCGGCGCGGCACCAAGCTCGCGGCCCTTCTGATGTTCCTGCCCGACGTGCATTCGATCGGCCTCGACACGGCGCAGGGCCTGGTGCTGACCGAGAGCTTCTACTGGGACCTGAACGACCGCACCCGTGCCTTCACCGAGCGCATGCGCCCGCGCCTGCGTGACGTGGTGCCGAACATGGCCTCGGCCGCCAACTACTCCTGCACGCTGCACTATCTGAAGGCGATCGCCGACATGGGCGTGCCTGCGGCCAAGGCCTCGGGCGTCGAGGTGATCAATCGCATGAAGGCGATGCCGTGCGACGATGATGCCTTCGGCCGCGGCACGATCCGCGCCGATGGCCGCAAGCTCTGCCCCTCCTACCTCTTCGAGGTGAAGTCCCCGCGCGAAAGCCGCGGGCGCTGGGACTACTACAAGCTGCTGCAGACCACCCCCGCCGAGGAGGCCTTCCGCCCTCTCGCCGAGGGCAATTGCGCCTTCCTCCGCACCTGA
- the xdhB gene encoding xanthine dehydrogenase molybdopterin binding subunit has product MDDATPPLRFAGQALRHDSALKHATGQARFLDDMPEPSGTLHAALALSPVAHGRLLGLDTTAAAAMPGVVRIITAADLPGENDIAPIGSGEAMLADGVVEHHGQSLALVVAETRDAALRAAAAITPRIETLPPVLSIEEGLARQAWIIPPQVIREGDAATALAAAPHRLQGEFHAGGQEHFYLEGQIALAIPGEDGEMLVHSSTQHPTEGQHVIARVLGVPYHRVTVQCRRMGGAFGGKESNASWVAAAAAAAAALTGRPVKLRLPRRADMAATGKRHPFLYRWDVGFDASGKLLALDALLAGDGGHSVDMSGGVVFRAVTHALNCYAVPDVTLTACAVKTNHVSNTAFRGFGGPQGALLMEEVLAAIAAHLGLDVEEVRAINFADRTPYGQALEAGLIRRVHAEAKRDAGWAERQAEIAAFNATHPTLRRGLGSFVCAFGISFGIPHLNQAGALVHIYTDGSIRLAHGGTEMGQGLFIKVAQVVAEVFSVPVEQVGISATTTAEIPNTSATAASTGSDLNGWAAHAAATTLRDRMAGVAADRFGCAPEEVVFENGAVFPARPGSNERLSFGDLAKLCWKARVSLSATGFYRTPDIHWDARAMRGEPFFYFSYGAAVAEVILDTLTGEHRCLSAHLVQDCGRSLNPAIDLGQIEGAFVQGLGWLTSEELFWDSEGRQRNLGPSTYKIPGSRDVPPLLRTRLLAGAPNRAATIFRSKAVGEPPLLLATAVVNALRAAAGVTRLDLPATPERVLLNLRAQETGT; this is encoded by the coding sequence ATGGATGACGCGACGCCCCCGCTGCGCTTCGCCGGCCAGGCGCTGCGCCATGACAGCGCCCTGAAGCACGCGACCGGCCAGGCCCGCTTCCTGGACGACATGCCCGAGCCGTCCGGCACGCTGCACGCGGCCCTTGCCCTTTCGCCTGTCGCGCATGGGCGGCTGCTCGGGCTCGACACGACCGCCGCCGCCGCCATGCCCGGCGTGGTGCGGATCATCACCGCGGCCGACCTGCCGGGCGAGAACGACATCGCGCCCATCGGCAGCGGCGAGGCGATGCTGGCCGATGGCGTCGTCGAGCATCACGGCCAGTCGCTCGCCCTGGTGGTGGCCGAGACGCGGGACGCCGCGCTGCGCGCCGCCGCCGCCATCACGCCACGCATCGAGACGCTGCCGCCGGTTCTCAGCATCGAGGAAGGGCTCGCGCGGCAGGCGTGGATCATCCCGCCGCAGGTGATCCGCGAGGGCGATGCCGCCACGGCGCTGGCCGCTGCCCCGCATCGTCTGCAGGGTGAGTTCCATGCCGGCGGGCAGGAGCATTTCTACCTCGAAGGCCAGATCGCCCTCGCCATTCCCGGCGAGGATGGCGAGATGCTGGTCCATTCCTCCACCCAACACCCAACGGAGGGGCAGCACGTCATCGCGCGCGTGCTGGGCGTGCCCTATCACCGCGTCACGGTGCAGTGCCGCCGCATGGGTGGTGCCTTCGGTGGCAAGGAGAGCAATGCGAGCTGGGTGGCCGCCGCCGCCGCTGCCGCCGCCGCGCTGACCGGGCGCCCGGTGAAGCTGCGCCTGCCCCGCCGCGCGGACATGGCCGCGACGGGCAAGCGCCACCCCTTCCTCTATCGTTGGGATGTGGGTTTTGACGCCTCGGGCAAGCTGCTGGCGCTGGACGCGCTGCTGGCCGGCGATGGCGGACACAGTGTGGACATGTCCGGCGGCGTGGTGTTCCGCGCCGTCACCCATGCGCTGAACTGCTACGCCGTGCCGGATGTGACGCTGACGGCCTGCGCGGTGAAGACCAACCATGTCAGCAACACCGCCTTCCGCGGCTTCGGCGGCCCGCAGGGCGCGTTGCTGATGGAGGAGGTACTGGCCGCCATCGCCGCCCATCTGGGGCTCGACGTGGAGGAGGTCCGCGCGATCAACTTCGCCGACCGCACCCCCTATGGCCAGGCGCTGGAAGCTGGCCTCATCCGCCGCGTGCATGCGGAAGCCAAGCGCGATGCCGGCTGGGCGGAGAGGCAGGCCGAGATCGCCGCCTTCAACGCCACGCATCCCACGCTGCGGCGGGGCCTGGGCAGCTTCGTCTGCGCCTTCGGCATCAGCTTCGGCATCCCGCATCTGAACCAGGCGGGGGCCTTGGTGCACATCTACACCGATGGCTCCATCCGCCTCGCCCATGGCGGGACGGAGATGGGGCAGGGGCTCTTCATCAAGGTCGCGCAGGTGGTGGCCGAGGTGTTTTCCGTCCCTGTGGAGCAGGTCGGCATCAGCGCCACGACGACCGCCGAGATCCCCAACACCAGCGCCACCGCGGCCAGCACGGGCAGCGACCTCAATGGCTGGGCCGCGCATGCGGCGGCCACCACGCTGCGCGACCGCATGGCCGGCGTGGCCGCCGACCGCTTCGGCTGCGCGCCGGAGGAGGTGGTCTTCGAGAACGGGGCCGTCTTCCCCGCCAGGCCCGGCAGCAATGAACGCCTGAGCTTCGGCGATCTGGCCAAGCTCTGCTGGAAGGCGCGGGTCAGCCTCTCGGCCACCGGCTTCTACAGGACGCCCGACATCCATTGGGACGCGCGCGCCATGCGCGGCGAACCCTTCTTCTATTTCAGCTACGGCGCCGCCGTGGCCGAGGTGATCCTCGACACGCTGACCGGCGAGCATCGCTGCCTCTCGGCCCATCTCGTGCAGGATTGCGGCCGCAGCCTGAACCCGGCGATTGATCTCGGCCAGATCGAGGGCGCCTTCGTCCAGGGCCTGGGCTGGCTGACCAGCGAGGAGCTGTTCTGGGATTCCGAGGGCCGGCAGCGCAACCTCGGCCCCTCCACCTACAAGATCCCGGGCTCGCGCGATGTGCCGCCCCTGCTGCGGACGCGGCTGCTGGCGGGCGCGCCGAACCGCGCCGCCACCATCTTCCGCAGCAAGGCCGTGGGGGAGCCGCCGCTCCTGCTCGCCACCGCCGTGGTGAACGCCCTCCGGGCCGCGGCCGGGGTGACCCGCCTTGACCTGCCCGCGACGCCGGAGCGGGTTCTGCTCAATTTGCGGGCACAAGAAACCGGGACATGA
- a CDS encoding ABC transporter ATP-binding protein, with protein MSDTILETQGLTKEFRGFLAVQGVNLTIRRGTIHGLIGPNGAGKTTCFNLLTKFLIPTRGKITYDGRDITNMKPAEVARLGLVRSFQISAVFPHLTVLENVRVALQRARGSSFDFWRSDSVLKQFDGRARELLADVGLTEYAELQAGSLPYGRKRALEIATTLALEPTMMLLDEPTAGMTHEDVDRIVTLIKRVSKGRTVLLVEHNLKVVEGLCDNITVLARGEVLAEGDYMAVSRNPDVQAAYLGTDPASVGVPESAAHG; from the coding sequence GTGAGCGATACGATCCTTGAAACGCAAGGGCTGACAAAGGAGTTCCGCGGCTTTCTCGCGGTGCAGGGCGTCAACCTTACCATTCGTCGCGGCACGATTCATGGTCTCATCGGCCCCAATGGCGCCGGCAAGACCACCTGCTTCAACCTGCTGACCAAGTTCCTGATCCCGACGCGCGGCAAGATCACCTATGACGGGCGGGACATCACCAACATGAAGCCGGCCGAGGTCGCGCGCCTCGGCCTGGTCCGTTCCTTCCAGATCTCGGCCGTCTTCCCGCACCTGACGGTGCTGGAGAATGTGCGCGTCGCGCTGCAACGGGCACGCGGCAGCAGCTTCGACTTCTGGCGTTCCGATTCGGTGCTCAAGCAGTTCGACGGCCGCGCCCGCGAATTGCTCGCCGATGTGGGCCTGACCGAATATGCCGAGCTGCAGGCAGGCTCGCTGCCCTATGGCCGCAAGCGCGCGCTGGAGATCGCGACGACGCTTGCCCTCGAACCCACCATGATGCTGCTGGACGAGCCCACGGCCGGCATGACGCATGAGGATGTGGACCGCATCGTGACGCTCATCAAGCGCGTCTCGAAGGGCCGCACCGTGCTGCTGGTGGAGCATAATCTCAAGGTTGTCGAAGGGCTTTGCGACAACATCACCGTCCTCGCCCGCGGCGAGGTCCTGGCCGAAGGGGACTACATGGCCGTCAGTCGCAATCCCGATGTGCAGGCCGCCTATCTGGGCACCGATCCGGCCTCGGTCGGCGTGCCGGAGAGCGCCGCCCATGGCTGA
- a CDS encoding ABC transporter substrate-binding protein, whose product MTEATRRTLLGGIAAAPLAAAPLSARAQAANTIRIGVLTDLSGTFRDLNGPNTVAATRLAAQEFAGRGFNVEVVVADHQNRPDVGVNIARQWFDRENVDVVTSLAASSVALAVSDVARERNKVAIATSTATSDLTGRACNANTIHWVYDTYMLAKTSGLATVRAGGDTWFFMTADYAFGHALERDTSNFVRAAGGRVVGSVRTPFPGTTDFSSFLLQAQSSRAKVIGLANAGVDTINSIKQAAEFGITRRGIKIASLLLFITDVHALGLQVAQGLICANTFYWDANDQTRALTRRIRALAGGDTPVAMSHAGDYAGTLHYLKAVADMGVANAKASGRATVERMKAMPTQDDAFGAGSIRIDGRKLHPAYLYEVKSPAESRYQHDYYKLLQTTTPEEAFRPLAEGGCSLVRT is encoded by the coding sequence ATGACCGAAGCCACACGCCGCACCCTCCTGGGCGGCATCGCCGCTGCCCCCTTGGCGGCGGCACCGCTTTCCGCGCGCGCCCAGGCGGCCAACACCATCCGCATCGGCGTGCTGACCGACCTCTCGGGCACCTTCCGTGACCTGAACGGGCCGAACACCGTCGCCGCCACGCGCCTCGCCGCGCAGGAATTCGCGGGCCGCGGCTTCAATGTCGAGGTGGTGGTGGCCGACCACCAGAACCGCCCCGATGTCGGCGTGAACATCGCCCGCCAGTGGTTCGATCGCGAGAATGTGGACGTGGTGACGAGCCTCGCCGCCTCCTCCGTGGCGCTCGCCGTCTCCGACGTGGCGCGCGAGCGCAACAAGGTGGCGATCGCGACCTCGACCGCGACCTCGGATCTGACGGGCCGCGCCTGCAACGCGAACACCATCCATTGGGTCTACGACACCTATATGCTGGCCAAGACCAGCGGCCTCGCCACCGTGCGGGCGGGTGGCGACACCTGGTTCTTCATGACGGCGGACTACGCCTTCGGCCATGCGCTCGAGCGTGACACCTCGAACTTCGTGCGCGCCGCGGGCGGCCGCGTGGTCGGCAGCGTTCGCACGCCCTTCCCGGGCACGACCGACTTCAGCTCCTTCCTGCTGCAGGCCCAGTCGTCCCGCGCCAAGGTCATCGGCCTCGCCAATGCCGGCGTGGACACGATCAACTCCATCAAGCAGGCGGCCGAGTTCGGCATCACCCGGCGCGGCATCAAGATCGCCTCGCTGCTGCTCTTCATCACCGATGTCCATGCGCTCGGCCTGCAGGTCGCGCAGGGGCTGATCTGCGCCAACACCTTCTATTGGGACGCGAACGACCAGACGCGCGCGCTGACCCGCCGCATCCGCGCCCTGGCCGGCGGCGACACGCCGGTCGCGATGAGCCATGCGGGCGACTATGCCGGCACGCTGCACTACCTGAAGGCGGTGGCCGACATGGGCGTCGCCAATGCCAAGGCCAGCGGCCGTGCCACCGTCGAGCGCATGAAGGCGATGCCGACGCAGGACGACGCCTTTGGCGCCGGCAGCATCCGCATCGATGGCCGCAAGCTCCATCCGGCCTACCTCTACGAGGTGAAGTCGCCGGCCGAGAGCCGCTACCAGCACGACTACTACAAGCTGCTCCAGACCACGACGCCCGAGGAGGCCTTCCGCCCCCTCGCCGAGGGTGGATGCAGCCTCGTCCGAACCTGA
- a CDS encoding ABC transporter substrate-binding protein: MIESSRRNFLTATGSLGLAAATPMTGARAQAANTIRIGVLTDMSGPFRDISGPTSVVATRTAVQDFGNRGFNVEVLVADHQNRPDVGVSLVRQWIDRDGVDVVVDVPSSGVALAVNSVMRERNKVYLNSTAATVELTGGQCSPNTIHWTYDTWMLARSTGGALVRAGGQSWFFITADYAFGHSLENQTMEFVRSAGGRVVGSVRHPFPGTTDYSSFLLQAQASRAQIVGISNAGVDAINAIKQAGEFGLMRRGQRVAGLLVFVNDVNSMGLQIAGGSVCTETFYWDLNDRTRAVSQRIVANGTPGGNRPSMGHAGCYSATLHYLKAVADMGVANAKASGVDVINRMKAMPTDDDAFGAGTIRPDGRKLHPAYLFQVKTPQESRGAWDFYTLLQTTPAEEAFRPMAQGNCALVRT; this comes from the coding sequence ATGATCGAAAGCAGCCGCCGCAACTTCCTGACCGCCACCGGGTCTCTCGGCCTTGCCGCAGCGACCCCCATGACGGGCGCGCGCGCCCAGGCGGCCAATACCATCCGCATCGGCGTGCTGACCGACATGTCCGGCCCCTTCCGTGACATTTCGGGCCCGACCAGCGTGGTGGCGACGCGCACGGCGGTGCAGGATTTCGGCAATCGCGGCTTCAACGTGGAAGTGCTGGTGGCCGACCACCAGAACCGCCCCGATGTCGGTGTCTCGCTGGTGCGCCAGTGGATCGACCGCGACGGCGTGGACGTGGTGGTGGACGTGCCGAGCTCGGGCGTCGCGCTGGCGGTGAACTCCGTCATGCGCGAGCGCAACAAGGTCTATCTGAACAGCACCGCCGCGACGGTGGAGCTGACGGGCGGGCAGTGCAGCCCGAACACCATCCACTGGACCTACGACACCTGGATGCTGGCGCGCAGCACCGGCGGCGCGCTGGTGCGGGCCGGCGGCCAGAGCTGGTTCTTCATCACGGCGGACTACGCCTTCGGCCACAGCCTGGAAAACCAGACCATGGAGTTCGTCCGCTCCGCCGGCGGGCGCGTGGTGGGCAGCGTCCGCCACCCCTTCCCGGGCACGACGGACTACTCCTCCTTCCTGCTCCAGGCGCAGGCGAGCCGCGCGCAGATCGTCGGCATCTCCAATGCCGGCGTGGACGCGATCAACGCCATCAAGCAGGCGGGCGAGTTCGGCCTGATGCGGCGCGGCCAGCGCGTCGCGGGCCTGCTGGTCTTCGTGAACGACGTGAACAGCATGGGCCTGCAGATCGCCGGCGGCTCGGTCTGCACCGAGACCTTCTACTGGGATCTGAACGACCGCACCCGCGCCGTCAGCCAGCGCATCGTGGCCAACGGCACGCCCGGCGGCAACCGCCCCTCCATGGGCCATGCCGGCTGCTACAGCGCGACGCTGCACTACCTGAAGGCCGTGGCCGACATGGGCGTGGCCAATGCCAAGGCCAGCGGCGTGGACGTGATCAACCGCATGAAGGCCATGCCGACGGATGACGACGCCTTCGGTGCCGGCACCATCCGCCCGGATGGCCGCAAGCTGCACCCCGCCTACCTGTTCCAGGTGAAGACCCCGCAGGAAAGCCGCGGCGCCTGGGATTTCTACACACTGCTGCAGACCACGCCGGCCGAGGAAGCCTTCCGCCCCATGGCGCAAGGCAACTGCGCGCTGGTTCGTACCTGA
- a CDS encoding ABC transporter ATP-binding protein, whose protein sequence is MAEPLLKVEGLEAWYGESHVLHGVGLEIHEGEVITLLGRNGAGKTSTLRAIMGLVGRRSGSIRYEGQETINLRSDLIARAGIAYCPEERGIFASLDVTENLMLPPVIRPGGLSVAEIHTLFPNLKERARSPGTKLSGGEQQMLAIGRILRTGAKLLLLDEPSEGLAPVIVQQIGRTIRELKTRGFTVLLVEQNFRFAQTVADRHYVMEHGHVVDMVPNSELMSSLDRLHEYLGV, encoded by the coding sequence ATGGCTGAGCCCCTGCTGAAGGTCGAGGGCCTGGAGGCCTGGTACGGCGAGAGCCATGTCCTGCATGGCGTGGGCCTCGAGATCCACGAGGGCGAGGTCATCACCCTGCTCGGCCGCAATGGCGCGGGCAAGACGTCCACGCTGCGCGCCATCATGGGCCTGGTCGGGCGCCGCTCGGGCTCCATCCGCTATGAGGGGCAGGAGACGATCAACCTCCGCTCGGACCTGATCGCCCGTGCCGGCATCGCCTATTGCCCGGAAGAGCGCGGCATCTTCGCCTCGCTCGACGTGACCGAAAACCTGATGCTGCCGCCGGTCATCCGGCCGGGCGGCCTCTCGGTGGCCGAGATCCACACGCTCTTCCCGAACCTGAAGGAGCGCGCGCGCAGCCCGGGCACCAAGCTCTCCGGCGGCGAGCAGCAGATGCTCGCCATCGGCCGCATCCTGCGCACCGGCGCCAAGCTCCTGCTGCTCGATGAGCCGAGCGAGGGCCTCGCGCCGGTGATCGTGCAGCAGATCGGCCGCACGATCCGCGAGCTGAAGACGCGCGGCTTCACCGTGCTTCTGGTGGAGCAGAACTTCCGCTTCGCCCAGACGGTGGCCGACCGCCACTACGTCATGGAGCACGGGCATGTCGTGGACATGGTGCCGAATTCCGAGCTCATGTCCTCGCTCGACCGTCTGCACGAATACCTGGGCGTCTGA
- a CDS encoding branched-chain amino acid ABC transporter permease: MEEIFGIPTPLLFGQLLLGLINGAFYALLSLGLAVIFGMLNVINFTHGAQFMMGAFVAWMLLNYLGIGYWGALLLAPLIVGITGVILERTMIARLYKLDHLYGLLLTFGVGLIIEGLFRNEFGSSGMPYRIPPELTGAWDLGFMFMPIYRGWVVVVALVMCLATWLVIEKTKIGSYLRAATENPALVQAFGINVPRMMTLTYGAGVALAAFAGVLAAPIYSVNPQMGANLIIIVFAVVVIGGMGSILGSVITGFALGVIEGLTKVFYPEASSTVIFVVMAIVLLARPAGLFGRS, translated from the coding sequence ATGGAAGAGATTTTCGGCATCCCCACGCCGCTGCTGTTCGGGCAGCTGTTGTTGGGCCTCATCAACGGGGCCTTCTATGCGCTGCTCTCGCTTGGGCTCGCCGTCATCTTCGGCATGCTCAACGTGATCAACTTCACCCATGGCGCCCAGTTCATGATGGGCGCCTTCGTGGCCTGGATGCTGCTGAACTACCTGGGCATCGGCTACTGGGGGGCGCTGCTGCTGGCGCCGCTCATCGTCGGCATCACCGGCGTGATCCTCGAACGAACAATGATCGCCCGATTGTACAAGCTCGATCACCTCTACGGGCTGCTGCTCACCTTCGGCGTCGGCCTGATCATCGAGGGCCTGTTCCGCAATGAGTTCGGCTCCTCCGGCATGCCCTACCGCATCCCGCCCGAGCTGACCGGCGCCTGGGACCTCGGCTTCATGTTCATGCCGATTTATCGCGGTTGGGTCGTCGTCGTGGCCCTCGTCATGTGCCTGGCCACCTGGCTGGTCATCGAGAAGACCAAGATCGGCTCCTACCTGCGCGCCGCGACGGAGAACCCGGCGCTGGTCCAGGCCTTCGGCATCAACGTGCCGCGCATGATGACGCTGACCTACGGCGCGGGCGTGGCGCTGGCCGCCTTCGCCGGCGTGCTGGCGGCGCCGATCTACTCGGTGAACCCGCAGATGGGCGCCAACCTGATCATCATCGTCTTCGCCGTCGTCGTCATCGGCGGCATGGGCTCCATCCTCGGCTCCGTCATCACCGGCTTCGCGCTGGGGGTGATCGAGGGTCTCACCAAGGTCTTCTACCCGGAGGCATCATCCACCGTGATCTTCGTCGTCATGGCGATCGTGTTGCTGGCGCGTCCCGCCGGCCTGTTCGGGAGGAGCTGA